A single window of Venturia canescens isolate UGA chromosome 3, ASM1945775v1, whole genome shotgun sequence DNA harbors:
- the LOC122407979 gene encoding phospholipase A1-like, giving the protein MVSQNISRRRRFACPKCLIGLNHFSVFSIITTTLLGNAVSQSLDDNSILQDTSSSSNNSIKFFYLDGDYFIGPCRIHTKQSCPDEEVTFFPRFFLYTRDNPSNAQQIRVNGTWSNLIEINYSKNYPTKIVIHGYNSNMHLSPLVDIKNEYLKKEPANLIAVDWHRLAAGPCYPMVVYNVPHVGHCVAQLIERLRDVGTTDIHVIGFSLGAQISAFSANVLKPYKIPRITGLDPAKPLFVQVDNNGKLDAGDAEFVDVYHTNAFIQGQIKTSGHIDFYMNGGINQPGCWQEQAPFNCSHHRSADYFAESINTRIGFWGWPCPGYAAYLFGLCPPKFPAVLAGDNVDAKYRGFFLVETRAEAPFAMGPFSVNASDVRP; this is encoded by the coding sequence ATGGTTtcgcaaaatatttcaagacGTCGAAGGTTCGCGTGTCCGAAATGCCTCATCGGTCTCAACCATTTCTCGGTATTTTCCATAATCACAACAACGCTTCTTGGCAACGCAGTCTCCCAGAGTCTCGACGACAACAGTATTTTACAGGACACGAGTAGCAGCTCCAATAactcaatcaaatttttttatctcgacgGAGACTATTTCATTGGTCCGTGTCGTATCCACACGAAACAAAGCTGCCCCGACGAGGAAGtaactttttttcctcgtttttttctctacacCCGTGATAATCCGTCCAACGCTCAGCAGATTCGTGTTAATGGCACGTGGTCGAATTTGatcgaaataaattattcgaagAACTATCCAACGAAAATCGTCATCCACGGATACAACTCGAATATGCATTTAAGCCCGCTGGTtgatattaaaaatgaatatctGAAGAAAGAGCCAGCTAATCTGATAGCAGTAGACTGGCATCGATTGGCGGCTGGCCCATGTTATCCAATGGTCGTTTACAACGTTCCTCACGTGGGTCATTGTGTAGCCCAGCTTATCGAAAGATTGCGCGATGTCGGCACGACGGATATTCACGTTATTGGATTTAGCCTGGGCGCGCAAATTTCAGCATTTAGCGCTAATGTTCTGAAGCCTTACAAAATACCGCGTATCACGGGCCTCGATCCTGCAAAGCCATTATTTGTTCAGGTCGATAATAACGGCAAATTGGACGCTGGTGACGCCGAATTCGTCGATGTTTATCATACCAACGCCTTCATACAGGGTCAAATCAAAACCAGCGGACACATCGATTTTTACATGAACGGTGGAATTAATCAGCCCGGATGCTGGCAGGAGCAAGCTCCATTTAACTGCAGTCATCATCGTTCGGCTGATTATTTCGCCGAATCCATCAACACGAGGATTGGCTTTTGGGGTTGGCCATGTCCCGGTTATGCAGCTTATCTATTTGGTCTATGCCCACCGAAGTTTCCAGCAGTCTTAGCGGGCGACAACGTCGATGCCAAATATCGAGGattttttcttgtcgaaacGAGGGCGGAAGCGCCATTCGCCATGGGACCTTTCAGCGTCAATGCCTCCGACGTTCGTCCATGA